From Podospora bellae-mahoneyi strain CBS 112042 chromosome 3, whole genome shotgun sequence, the proteins below share one genomic window:
- a CDS encoding hypothetical protein (EggNog:ENOG503NVHM; COG:A) — translation MSSTSWNPADLLNPKAAAGSSGTAQPGEGASSSTPGPSQPSEQLTFEFTGPDQTPMELSAPTGLASNRTMPIFKNGLGAQQSIERLHNVQERIMVPPPKRRKTANENDPSLPANSIFFSPSSGILAQHIKDRSDGPSQSSAAPVPGATIDLTDDTDVDFIPRSPQQEEVCFGMVEGAFIKGHMIPAPKPNMISMGGPAFWPQVKILLKRTPGDPTTKIYAHDWQKRCIGLVDPKTASVLAPLMDMAGTFGTRTDCRIPVRRKNPGEEVGQQVSTQFKLELMIYGLRSFADRVGKLLQRKNINLLSPPRVESGVKVFNPLAKENRPQLPSLARVNNVVQYQAPPMIKSVEEIRSEVLGVFDSLPKSDELPELDPPPSILTPLLKHQKQALFFMSSRESEQLPDADSKAPVTSTWKRRTNQFGTTVYYNVVTNQEVMEPPPSTLGGILADMMGLGKTLSILSLLAKTLDEAQAWSQREPLQPVVQNQRPQKSHEAPRAQVLPLSQIRRNVKATLLVCPLSTITNWEEQIKQHIEPGKLKYYIYHGANRIKDSAQLARYDLVITTYGSVTSELNARLKKKPGLYPLEEIAWFRIVLDEAHTIREQNTLSFKSICRLQANRRWAVTGTPVQNKLEDLASLLAFLRLKPFDDRSKFIQYIIAPFKAADPDIVPKLRVLIDTITIRRLKDKIELPERTDEVIRLEFSSEERKVYDLFKKMAEERVQVLTGQGTGQTRIMGGKTMIHVLRSILQLRLICAHGKDLLNDDDFQEIQGLSADAPIDLDSEDDDGKPALTEKKAYEMYYLMQEGSSDFCIKCNNKLGAIEVDDPESDQNNDVLGYMAQCFHVYCPTCIRFVHQHGNGDMHQGCPTCAFAQKAHCVELRRSKADVEHETRQTKTRAGKIIPDDRYTGPHTKTRALVEELLANKARSEANPDEPPYKSVVFSGWTSHLDLIEIALDDAGITHSRLDGKMTRNARNQAMEAFRDDPNVQVILVSIMAGGMGLNLTAGNSVFVMEPQFNPAAEAQAIDRVHRLGQKRPVRTVRYIMSGSFEEKMIALQEKKKQLASLSMDRAEAEGVRSQGDAARQRLQDLRSLFK, via the coding sequence ATGTCTTCCACGTCGTGGAACCCGGCCGACTTGCTCAACCCCAAGGCTGCAGCTGGATCGTCTGGTACAGCCCAGCCTGGTGAAGGCGCCTCGTCATCCACGCCAGGCCCTTCGCAACCATCCGAGCAGCTCACCTTTGAGTTCACCGGTCCCGATCAAACGCCCATGGAGCTGAGCGCCCCGACCGGGTTGGCTAGTAATCGTACCATGCCCATCTTCAAGAACGGGTTGGGTGCTCAACAGAGTATCGAGCGCCTTCACAATGTCCAGGAGCGCATTAtggtgccgccgccaaagaggaggaagacagCCAACGAGAATGATCCTTCACTGCCTGCAAATAGTATTTTCTTCTCACCCAGCAGCGGCATCCTGGCTCAGCACATCAAAGACCGATCCGATGGACCCTCACAGTCATCTGCGGCCCCGGTCCCCGGCGCTACAATTGACTTGACCGATGACACTGACGTCGATTTCATTCCCCGCAGTCCCCAACAGGAGGAGGTCTGTTTTGGAATGGTTGAGGGCGCCTTCATCAAAGGCCACATGATCCCAGCCCCGAAGCCTAACATGATCTCTATGGGCGGTCCTGCTTTTTGGCCTCAAGTCAAGATTCTGCTCAAGAGAACCCCGGGCGATCCAACCACCAAGATTTATGCCCATGATTGGCAAAAGCGCTGCATTGGCTTGGTTGATCCCAAGACGGCCAGCGTTCTTGCTCCTCTCATGGACATGGCTGGAACCTTTGGGACACGCACTGACTGCAGAATCCCCGTCCGACGCAAGAATCCCGGCGAAGAGGTTGGGCAGCAGGTGTCCACCCAATTCAAACTTGAGTTGATGATTTATGGTCTTCGCTCCTTTGCTGATAGAGTGGGTAAACTGTTGCAGCGGAAGAACATTAATCTTCTTAGTCCGCCGCGAGTCGAGTCCGGCGTTAAAGTCTTCAACCCTCTGGCCAAGGAGAACCGGCCGCAGCTGCCTTCCCTTGCCCGCGTTAACAATGTCGTCCAGTATCAGGCTCCGCCCATGATCAAGTCGGTAGAAGAGATTCGGTCCGAGGTCCTGGGTGTTttcgactccctccccaagTCGGACGAGCTGCCGGAGTtggatcctcctccctctatTTTAACACCGCTGCTGAAGCATCAGAAGCAAGCTCTGTTCTTCATGTCTTCTCGGGAGTCTGAGCAATTGCCAGACGCTGATAGCAAGGCTCCCGTCACATCAACATGGAAGCGCAGGACAAATCAGTTCGGCACCACGGTCTACTACAATGTGGTCACCAACCAGGAGGTGATGGAACCGCCCCCTTCGACTCTTGGCGGCATCCTTGCCGATATGATGGGCCTCGGCAAGACGCTCAGCATTCTGTCTCTCTTGGCCAAGACTCTGGACGAGGCGCAGGCCTGGTCACAACGTGAGCCCCTCCAGCCCGTCGTCCAGAATCAGAGGCCACAGAAGAGCCATGAAGCCCCCCGCGCGCAGGTTTTGCCCCTGTCTCAAATTCGCCGGAATGTGAAGGCCACTTTGCTGGTGTGCCCGCTGAGCACAATCACGAACTGGGAGGAGCAGATCAAGCAGCATATCGAACCTGGAAAGCTTAAATACTACATCTATCACGGCGCCAACCGTATCAAGGACTCTGCCCAGCTGGCCAGGTACGATCTGGTGATCACAACTTACGGATCCGTCACAAGCGAGCTCAACGCACGTCTCAAGAAAAAGCCGGGCCTCTATCCCTTGGAGGAAATTGCCTGGTTCCGCATCGTTCTCGACGAAGCCCATACAATTCGCGAGCAAAACACGCTGTCGTTCAAGTCGATCTGCCGACTACAGGCTAACCGCCGTTGGGCCGTGACTGGAACACCAGTTCAAAACAAGCTCGAAGATCTTGCCTCCCTTTTGGCATTCTTGCGCCTGAAGCCCTTCGACGACAGAAGCAAGTTTATCCAGTACATCATTGCTCCCTTCAAGGCTGCTGATCCGGACATTGTGCCCAAACTTCGGGTTTTGATTGACACCATTACCATCCGCCGTCTCAAGGACAAGATCGAACTCCCGGAGCGCACCGACGAGGTTATTCGCCTCGAGTTCTCCTCCGAGGAGCGCAAGGTCTATGACCTGTTCAAAAAGATGGCCGAGGAGCGTGTTCAGGTCTTGACGGGCCAGGGCACCGGCCAGACCCGCATTATGGGTGGCAAGACCATGATTCACGTTCTGCGGTCTATTCTTCAACTTCGTTTGATCTGCGCGCATGGCAAGGATCTGCTGAATGACGATGATTTTCAAGAAATCCAAGGCTTGTCGGCAGATGCCCCAATCGATTTGGATagcgaggacgacgacgggaaACCGGCCCTgactgagaagaaggccTATGAGATGTACTACTTGATGCAGGAGGGCAGCAGTGATTTCTGCATCAAGTGCAACAACAAGCTTGGGGCCATCGAGGTCGACGACCCAGAGTCTGATCAGAACAACGACGTCTTGGGCTACATGGCGCAGTGCTTCCACGTCTACTGCCCAACCTGCATCAGGTTCGTGCACCAGCACGGCAATGGCGATATGCATCAGGGCTGCCCTACATGCGCCTTTGCTCAAAAGGCTCACTGCGTTGAACTCCGCCGAAGCAAAGCCGATGTTGAGCACGAGACCCGCCAGACGAAGACTCGGGCTGGCAAAATCATTCCTGATGATCGGTATACTGGGCCTCACACAAAGACTCGGGCTTTGGTCGAAGAGCTTCTAGCCAACAAGGCCCGGAGTGAAGCCAATCCGGACGAGCCACCTTACAAGTCTGTCGTCTTCTCCGGCTGGACTTCTCATCTTGATCTCATTGAGATCGCTCTCGACGACGCCGGTATCACCCACTCCCGTCTGGACGGAAAGATGACTCGCAACGCTCGCAACCAAGCCATGGAGGCGTTCCGCGATGATCCTAATGTACAAGTCATTCTTGTCAGCATCATGGCGGGGGGTATGGGCCTCAACCTGACAGCTGGCAACAGTGTCTTTGTCATGGAGCCTCAGTTCAATCCTGCCGCCGAGGCTCAGGCCATCGACCGTGTACATCGTCTGGGCCAGAAGAGGCCTGTGAGGACGGTGCGGTATATCATGAGTGGCAGCtttgaggagaagatgatTGCGCTgcaggagaaaaagaaacagctGGCCAGCTTGAGCATGGACCGTGCTGAGGCCGAGGGAGTGAGAAGCCAGGGTGATGCGGCGAGGCAGAGGTTGCAAGATTTGAGAAGTCTCTTTAAATAG